In Euphorbia lathyris chromosome 9, ddEupLath1.1, whole genome shotgun sequence, the following are encoded in one genomic region:
- the LOC136206675 gene encoding uncharacterized protein, with protein sequence MEIVKMLSAGSRPSKTSPTSTGKMAYNSSIKRSSTPQKNSKIVKDTVLQTQAIERSARQEMLTAKRHISKTYADLPHEPRQRENDGNLIQQKISKNCPGMAVMVKSTKDDELVRYMSNVPGYLQRVEKKEDMQGKALNVGVLDWGRLENYKCSQKDIPVGMGNNATLASSNLSTKITKRSSAFLSPTGIDAPAYGNKQYLSSSSRNNSYHNGDIFQNAEPSSQDAVPSRDVENASNCMFDEQKRAARNCRSSVTNSSETTLAKAKRRESDHKITSKVEHQPSKTKYKRVPTRFKESVSSYDREDKQTVDELQRLDIDRKEPKQIFTSSMGTSASEPRKNRSGSVKEKQNVDNSRTNNQIESQETTIDHPLQHHADKNRNIVLLVPRSHNSLPKQPIMSLDEKVKDAKPNFLSDACSDKEGFSSELHYEIPHSCPLPSRADTGTGQHMAPDVMNTLDDEASSDLINNAASESLDETLKTLNQETADLATIKARHPSPNRRFSFSLSRMTRSFSFKESSGVPQLSSTYNSVKSGPVTSTSSAGTDNPNREKESVHIRARSSPLRRILDPLLPKFKGKTSSFTDERILDPLLPKFKGKTSSFTDETDQLLRSIDSSSFKPIKAVESLENEKHEASSIQAQLVFTTSNGLPLFRFVTNSSIIIAAPLKNVIAPGKNDPGCNYVLYAIDEVKKKNGSWINQASKEKTCFVYNVVGQMKLNSSSSLDFSVENLNNQHVVTESVLSGTEPRQAGQGLPKAVPNTELAAVIMKKPNAILGFEIQQSDKEENVKDKDFSWCLPENVQTSCTVILPGGVHSLPKTGVPSSLIRRWKSGGLCDCGGWDIGCRLRVLSNENQQQKLTRTFSSFLKSDCLELFIQGERETQQHKPIFSMEPFEKGKYSVEFSSSISLLQAFFIGVSVISCQRSSDLAEDSNSSEEKAFRGSSNGINGLKTVRTSLGKEVPMKYTPTPPLSPVGRV encoded by the exons ATGGAAATAGTTAAAATGTTGTCTGCTGGTTCACGACCAAGTAAAACAAGCCCAACTTCTACCGGAAAAATGGCATACAATTCAAGCATTAAAAGGAGTTCAACGCCACAGAAAAACTCCAAGATAGTGAAGGACACAGTTCTTCAGACCCAAGCAATTGAGAGGTCAGCGCGTCAAGAGATGCTGACAGCCAAAAGACACATTAGTAAAACATATGCTGATCTGCCCCACGAACCAAGACAACGTGAAAATGATGGGAACTTGATccaacaaaaaatttcaaagaaTTGCCCGGGGATGGCGGTCATGGTAAAGTCAACAAAAGATGATGAGCTTGTCCGGTATATGTCAAATGTTCCTGGTTATCTCCAGCGGGTTGAGAAAAAAGAAGATATGCAGGGTAAGGCTTTGAATGTAGGAGTTTTGGATTGGGGGCGTTTAGAGAACTATAAATGCAGTCAAAAGGACATTCCAGTTGGAATGGGCAATAACGCAACCTTGGCTTCCAGTAATTTGTCAACTAAAATTACCAAAAGGTCATCTGCTTTTCTCAGTCCAACTGGTATTGATGCTCCTGCATATGGAAACAAGCAGTATCTTTCTAGTTCCTCTAGAAATAACTCTTATCATAATGGTGACATTTTTCAAAATGCCGAACCATCTAGCCAGGATGCTGTGCCTTCTCGTGATGTGGAAAATGCTTCCAATTGCATGTTTGATGAACAAAAGAGGGCAGCACGGAACTGTAGGTCATCTGTCACAAATAGTTCGGAAACAACTCTTGCAAAGGCGAAAAGAAGAGAGTCGGATCATAAGATCACTTCAAAAGTTGAACACCAGCCGTCCAAAACCAAATATAAACGGGTGCCTACCAGATTCAAGGAAAGTGTGAGTTCTTATGATAGAGAAGACAAGCAGACAGTTGATGAGTTGCAACGACTAGATATAGATAGAAAGGAACCAAAGCAGATTTTCACTTCAAGCATGGGAACTTCAGCATCAGAGCCAAGAAAGAACCGTTCAGGCAGTGTAAAGGAAAAGCAGAACGTTGATAATAGCAGAACCAATAATCAAATAGAGTCGCAAGAAACAACAATTGATCATCCACTCCAACATCATGCTGACAAGAACAGAAATATAGTTCTCTTAGTACCCAGGTCCCATAATAGCTTGCCAAAGCAACCAATAATGTCACTGGATGAGAAAGTTAAAGATGCAAAGCCGAACTTCTTATCAGATGCCTGCTCTGATAAGGAAGGTTTCTCTTCAGAACTTCATTATGAAATTCCTCACTCATGTCCACTGCCTTCCAGAGCCGACACTGGCACAGGACAGCACATGGCACCTGATGTTATGAATACCCTGGATGATGAGGCATCATCTGATTTAATCAACAACGCTGCAAGTGAAAGTCTAGATGAAACTTTGAAGACACTGAACCAGGAGACAGCAGATTTGGCCACTATAAAAGCAAGACATCCATCACCAAATCGCCGATTCAGCTTTAGCTTAAGTCGAATGACCAGAAGCTTCAGCTTCAAGGAGAGTTCAGGTGTCCCACAGCTGAGTTCCACATATAATTCAGTGAAGTCTGGTCCTGTGACATCCACATCTTCTGCTGGTACAGATAATCCaaatagagagaaagaaagtgTTCATATCAGAGCCCGATCGAGCCCGCTTAGAAGGATATTGGATCCACTGCTGCCCAAATTTAAGGGAAAAACTTCATCGTTCACTGATGAAAGGATATTGGATCCACTGCTGCCCAAATTTAAGGGCAAAACTTCATCATTCACTGATGAAACGGATCAGCTGTTACGAAGCATTGACAGTTCGAGCTTTAAGCCAATTAAGGCAGTTGAATCACTTGAAAATGAAAAGCATGAGGCATCAAGTATACAAGCTCAACTGGTATTTACAACAAGCAATGGACTTCCTCTGTTCAGATTTGTGACCAACAGCAGTATTATAATTGCAGCCCCTTTGAAGAATGTAATAGCACCTGGGAAGAACGACCCAGGATGCAATTATGTGTTGTATGCCATCGATGAAGTCAAGAAAAAAAATGGGAGCTGGATAAATCAAGCCAGTAAAGAGAAAACATGCTTTGTGTATAACGTCGTTGGCCAGATGAAGCTTAATAGCTCCTCTTCATTGGATTTTTCTGTAGAGAACTTAAATAACCAGCATGTGGTAACAGAGTCTGTTTTATCTGGCACTGAGCCAAGACAAGCAGGGCAGGGATTACCAAAAGCAGTGCCGAACACTGAGCTTGCCGCGGTTATAATGAAAAAGCCAAATGCAATTCTAGGATTTGAAATCCAGCAGAGTGATAAAGAAGAAAATGTGAAGGATAAGGACTTCTCATGGTGTCTGCCAGAGAATGTGCAAACTAGTTGTACAGTCATACTTCCTGGTGGTGTTCATAGTTTGCCCAAGACAGGAGTTCCTTCATCTTTGATTCGCAGGTGGAAATCCGGTGGATTATGTGATTGTGGAGGTTGGGACATCGGTTGTCGATTACGAGTTCTTTCCAATGAGAACCAACAGCAGAAGCTTACAAGGACATTCTCTTCTTTTCTAAAATCAGACTGTCTTGAACTCTTCATTCAG GGAGAAAGAGAAACTCAGCAGCATAAGCCCATCTTCAGCATGGAACCATTTGAGAAGGGCAAGTACTCTGTGGAATTCAGTTCATCAATTTCTTTGCTACAAGCATTTTTCATTGGTGTCTCGGTAATAAGCTGTCAGAGATCATCTGATCTCGCTGAAGATAGTAACTCATCGGAAGAAAAGGCTTTCCGGGGATCCAGTAACGGAATCAACGGACTGAAGACAGTACGCACGAGTCTCGGGAAGGAAGTTCCTATGAAATACACACCAACTCCACCACTTTCCCCTGTTGGAAGGGTCTAG
- the LOC136205106 gene encoding uncharacterized protein isoform X1, whose product MALRGSTFSFKVNFIDWRPPSSSSSSSCLNSLKTLSVLPSSSKDYSLFSSSNSATHYSPLNLHIKGTSSAAFARTSRLMSLKACQVASEDSRDLISGDDSIMLDEEALTQDLQIAIKEENYAQAAKIRDSLRLLKEDSKASVLAANARFYNAFRNGDLSLMQNLWAKGENVCCVHPGASGVLGYDDVMESWELVWMNYDFPLEIELKNVQVHFRGDVGYVTCVEFIRTKGSSWGAQFVTNVFERIDGQWFICIHHASPVDL is encoded by the exons ATGGCTCTTCGCGGATCTACCTTTTCTTTCAAA GTAAATTTTATTGATTGGAggcctccttcttcttcttcttcttcttcttgcttGAATAGTTTGAAGACGCTTTCTgttctcccttcttcttccaAGGATTACAGCTTGTTTTCATCTAGTAATTCGGCCACACATTATTCTCCTCTAAATCTGCATATTAAAGGAACATCTT CAGCTGCCTTCGCGAGAACATCCCGATTGATGTCATTAAAAGCATGTCAAGTAGCAAGTGAGGACTCGAGAGACTTGATAAGTGGTGATGATAGCATCATGTTAGACGAGGAAGCATTAACACAGGATCTACAGATTGCCATCAAAGAAGAGAACTATGCGCAAGCTGCAAAGATTCGGGATAGCCTTCGATTACTTAAGGAGGATAGCAAGGCTTCAGTACTAGCAGCAAATGCTCGGTTTTATAACGCTTTCAGGAACGGAGATCTGTCTTTGATGCAAAATCTCTGGGCAAAAGGTGAGAATGTATGTTGCGTACACCCAGGTGCGAGTGGGGTTCTCGGGTACGATGATGTTATGGAAAGCTGGGAGCTTGTATGGATGAATTATGACTTCCCATTGGAGATTGAGTTGAAAAATGTACAAGTTCATTTTAGAGGGGATGTAGGTTATGTAACTTGTGTGGAATTTATAAGAACAAAAGGTAGCAGTTGGGGGGCACAGTTTGTAACAAACGTTTTTGAGAGGATTGATGGTCAATGGTTCATCTGTATTCACCATGCTTCACCTGTTGACTTGTAG
- the LOC136205106 gene encoding uncharacterized protein isoform X2 → MALRGSTFSFKVNFIDWRPPSSSSSSSCLNSLKTLSVLPSSSKDYSLFSSSNSATHYSPLNLHIKGTSSAFARTSRLMSLKACQVASEDSRDLISGDDSIMLDEEALTQDLQIAIKEENYAQAAKIRDSLRLLKEDSKASVLAANARFYNAFRNGDLSLMQNLWAKGENVCCVHPGASGVLGYDDVMESWELVWMNYDFPLEIELKNVQVHFRGDVGYVTCVEFIRTKGSSWGAQFVTNVFERIDGQWFICIHHASPVDL, encoded by the exons ATGGCTCTTCGCGGATCTACCTTTTCTTTCAAA GTAAATTTTATTGATTGGAggcctccttcttcttcttcttcttcttcttgcttGAATAGTTTGAAGACGCTTTCTgttctcccttcttcttccaAGGATTACAGCTTGTTTTCATCTAGTAATTCGGCCACACATTATTCTCCTCTAAATCTGCATATTAAAGGAACATCTT CTGCCTTCGCGAGAACATCCCGATTGATGTCATTAAAAGCATGTCAAGTAGCAAGTGAGGACTCGAGAGACTTGATAAGTGGTGATGATAGCATCATGTTAGACGAGGAAGCATTAACACAGGATCTACAGATTGCCATCAAAGAAGAGAACTATGCGCAAGCTGCAAAGATTCGGGATAGCCTTCGATTACTTAAGGAGGATAGCAAGGCTTCAGTACTAGCAGCAAATGCTCGGTTTTATAACGCTTTCAGGAACGGAGATCTGTCTTTGATGCAAAATCTCTGGGCAAAAGGTGAGAATGTATGTTGCGTACACCCAGGTGCGAGTGGGGTTCTCGGGTACGATGATGTTATGGAAAGCTGGGAGCTTGTATGGATGAATTATGACTTCCCATTGGAGATTGAGTTGAAAAATGTACAAGTTCATTTTAGAGGGGATGTAGGTTATGTAACTTGTGTGGAATTTATAAGAACAAAAGGTAGCAGTTGGGGGGCACAGTTTGTAACAAACGTTTTTGAGAGGATTGATGGTCAATGGTTCATCTGTATTCACCATGCTTCACCTGTTGACTTGTAG